Part of the Vigna radiata var. radiata cultivar VC1973A chromosome 11, Vradiata_ver6, whole genome shotgun sequence genome is shown below.
CCAGGCAATTGTGCTTGAAGTAATCTGAACAACTGCCATGAGTTCAACTGCAGTGCCCTAAGCTTTTGGTCATCTAACTCCCCAAAGAAGCAAAAAGGATAAAATCACGTAATTTTactgttaaaaaataatatgcttGATGGAAGCAGATATCAGAAAATGTCATATCACCTGCTGTATTCTTCTGTTAAATAGACAAGCATAGACAAAGAGAACTAACCTGTCAGAGAGTCAACCATTTGAGAGATCAAAAcaccaatattattttttggaatTGGCACGCCAAAAAGTAAAGCTAATGTTGGTGCAATATCAACCTGGTGCACAGTAAGAAGATGTAAATTGCATACATATTTGACTGCTACCCATGATCTCTAGTTAAATGGTATTTTGTCATTGACTCTGGTTAAACTGTATGATAGGTTCAAGATTTAAAAGCAAGAAGGAGAGAGTGCTGAATAGTTAGATAGCAGAATAAGTTTCAACAGGTAAGGAGAAAACTTATGTAAAGACAAAGAGTTTCATTAGATATGGATGCATGGCGACAGAAGAAGACTCATACAATGAATGCAAGAAGATTCCTTCATGGCTTGCAAAATAAGGTAAATACATCGAGAGTCAAAGAAGTTAggaaaattatcaaaaatggTTAGTCTTGTGTGCGCTACAGCCTACAAACATTAAGTATAGTGTTATTACCTGGAAAATTGTGTCAGGATTGGATGAGGAATGGTGAAAGGTATGGGGTTTTGGCCCAATAAATAGGGCTAGAGAGTCTGTTTCCTCGTAGGACGAACCCCCATGATTACCATTCTCAGTCATTCCATGGTCGCTGACTACAACCTGCACATCCATTTGCACAagagattaattaaatttgaaagaacTTGGTCTTTacagttttaattaataactaGCAAATGATAGCCACagaaaaatatgtagaaaacataaactacaATTTAGAATAAATAACACTTAAGGTGAAAAACTACAAATGAAATGATAGGCACCCAGAAATACAGAAAATACAAGACAATTGTTTGTTTATTatgaacaaaactgcactacaAAAGTAGTAGGAACAGATAACAACAGTGTACAACAGAGCCAAGGCCTTTCGAGAGCACCTTTCTCTCCTAACCCCCTTTTCCAAACAATCCAAAAAGCTACTCTACAACAACCTAAATACAGACTATATATAATAGTATGTTATACAAGTTACAGCTGTGGAAGGTTATAATTACctcctttatttatttctccttGTATAAACCCTACCACTGAAcctattatgaaaattaaaataactatagatATGTATAGTGTACAAAAAAAGTGGAGACTTGAAACCCCATCATGCATTGATTTTTACTCTTCCAAGAACATGTATTGGAAATAATGTAGTCATAGAATAATGTGAAAGGGAAGAACTATTTATTAATTAGGTAATACTGTAAAATTAAATTCTCGAAATTATGTGTAATTACAATAGTTTATATACCTACTATCTTGTTTCCTCTCTCTCTTCAGTGTACAAGCTCAAACATGCAAATGCATCATTCCTGATATAAGCTATACCAGAACCATATAAAGAAGCTAAATAGAATTAATCAACAAAGGAACTTAAGTTATCTGCCGCTTGAATCAATTGGTTATTTCAAAGTTTGTCTATTCCAATTCTCTTACAAAATCCTTTAGGGCAGAAAGTTGGTTATCAGCATAGTTCACTATCCAATTCAACATAGGATGAAGCATGTAAAATTGACAGCTTCATCaattaagaaattgaaaatgggaTATTTACCCTACACCACATTctaagaaaattgttaaaatctgattttgattcTACTCTCGGCAAGCTAGGAATAACTAAAACTCATTCCCCAGCTTGGGGTGGGGGTGTCAGGAATCAATCCTAAGATTACAATCAactattctaattttatttcatttctgtAATTTTGGATTCCTAGTTAATTTTGGGAATATcctatttattgttttcttttaaaattttcttccttttttctctaTAAGGTATCTCTGCACGTATGAAATGACTTTCTTCATTATCATGTTCATCTTTATTAGAGTTGTCTTACTTCATAAATGGAttgtactttttcttttcttttctttttagtcaCTTACTAACTCTAGTCAGTAACAGTCGAAGTTCTCTTATGGTTAGTTTGTTGGAGTATTAACACTGCTGCAATGGATATTCCTCCCATCAATTTTCCACCACCTCAAACtccattaatgttaatgtcttGAAATATCCACACCACAATAAACAAGTCATCAATTCTGTAGTACACAATTCAAGCAAAAAAAGAATTGTCACAAACCAGAAGTGTCTTCCCTTGATCATCTTCTAGATTTTGCAAGGTATTTATATGAATCGTCTTCACTACTTCATCcatttcaaaaagttttgaaGCCATTAACACACTGAAATAGTAGATATCCAAGTCAAGCTATGAGAACAGAATGAAATGGCATGCATAGAGTGAAGAGAAAATGATGATACCTGTTGCGCCCACCAAGATGTCCAACATGATCCAGGCCTAAATAATGAAGTATCTATAATAAATTTAGTAACatgtatataaatgaaattatatctTCACTATAAAGCATCACGCAATTccaaactaaacaaaatatcCACAATTGATGCATGCTGAAACTAGACTTGAGATTTAAgactgataaaaatatattcttgagGGCTTAATAATCCCTCTccttatcttctatttataatgaaaatacaagagtacatggaaCACCAAGAGTCTGCACTAGACTACTAGGTACAACTCATTAATCATTCTGCAGACTAGCCAAAATGATGATACCTATATATAATGATTCTAACACTCCTCCTCAAGCTGGAGCAAATAAACTCAATTCGAGGTCCCCTCAATGACTTAGTCAACACATCTGcgagttggtcatttgatccaacaaactcggtacatattttttttgacaataacttttcccgaacaaaatgacaatcaatctctatatgtttagttctctcgtgaaacactggatttgatgcaatgtgaagGGCAGCttggttatcacaatacatcttcatactcTGGATGTCACAGAagttaagctcttgaaggaactgtttcacccatataagttcacatgttagtgatgccATTGctctatattcagcttcagctgTTGATCGAGccactacattttgtttcttacttttccatgagataatgtttccaccaaggaaaacacaatatccagTAATAGATCATCTATCAATAGGAGAACCTACCCAATCAGCATCACAATATCCTGATACCTGAAGGCTTCCTTTCTCTTCATATAACAGCCCTTGCCCGGGAGCCTTCTTTACATACCTTAGGATTCGAATGATAGCATTCGAATGGCCAACACATGGAGCTTAcatgaactgactaaccactccaacaGCAAAAGATAGATCcggccttgtaatagtgagatagaTTAGTTTTCCAACAAGTCTCCTATGTCTCTCTAGGTCGCAAAATAACTCACCTTCagttgttaatttttgatttgggTCCATAGGACTGTCAGCCGGTCTACAATCAATCATGCTTGTTTCTTGCAAAATATTCAgggcatacttcctttgggagattacaactccCTCTTTTGACTgagctacttcaatgcctaagaagtatttgaggcttccaagatccttggtttggaaatgtctacacaagtactcCTTCAATTGAGATATTTCAGCATtatcatttcctgtaatgactatatcatcaacatatactattaagtaaacacatttcctaagagatgaatgacaataaaAGACTGAATGATCTGCTTCACTGCGTTTtagcccaaatttttgaacaatcgagctgaattttccaaaccaagcacgtggtgattgcttgagcCCATACAAAGATCGATGCAATTTGCAAACCATActagactccccctgagcaacaaacccaggaggttgctccatataaacttcttcctcaagatcaccatggAGGAAGGCATTTttgatatccaattgatgaagtggccaATGACGAATTGATGCCATCGCGAAGAAAAGACGAATGGTAGTCATCTTGGCCACGGGAGAAAAtgtgtcacaataatcaaggcCTCAAACCTGAGTGTACCCCTTTGCAACTAGCCGGGCTTTGAGCCTATCAATGTCACCATTAGGGCCGACTTTAACTACATATACCCACTGACAACCAACAACCTTTTTGCCCGGGGAAAGTGGCACAagctcccaagtattactgTGGTCAAGAGCCTGCATTTCTGCAATCATGGCTTGtcgccatccaggatgatcaagtgcttctttcacatttttgGATATAACCACAGAAGACACTGAGGATAAAAGGGAATAAAAGGAGGACAACAATCTGTGatagctaagaaaattataaatgggatgAGGGTTGCGAGTGGAACAAGTACTTTTTCTGAAAGCAATGGGCCAACTAGAATCATCTTCACAAGGAGGCGTGGCAGGAGGCGATGATAGAGAAGAATCTGAAGAAGGAGATCCACCATTTTCTGGAAGAGGACTGCCCACAGGGGTACTGTGTCGGGAGAGATCAATATGTGGAGAGGAAGGTTCGGGAGGACCTTGAGCATGACTTGAATTGACTGGGACATTGGAGATATTGGACTCAACTACTTGAAGAGGAAGGACCTGTTGGAGGATATGAATATCTTGAACAGATGGAGAAAAGAAAGGTGTTTATTCAAAGAATGTTACATTAGCAAACATGTAGTACTTCCGGgtttcaggagagtaacacTGGTACCCTTTTTGAAGCCGAGAATAAACCAAAAAGACACATTTGATTGCACGAGCGGAGAGCTTGTCTAGCCCTGGAGACATGTcgtgaacaaaacaaacacgACCAAAAACTCGAGGAGGGGTGTGAAAAAGAGGATCATTGGGAAAGAGaatggagaaagggactttattatTGAGAAAGGAGGAgggcatcctattaataagaaaacaagCAGTTAAGATGACATCCCCCCAGTGATGAACAGGAATATGGGCACCAAGAAAAAGGGTACGAgcagtttcaaccaagtgtctattttttctttcgaCTATACCATTTTGCTGGGGTGAATGAGGACAAGTGGACTGATGCAAAATACCATGAGAGCTAAGGATTGCagaaaaagaggatgagaaatactctttagCATTATCACatcttaagattttaattacttgactaaattggttcttgatttcattcaaaaaagatgtgaagatggGTAACAATTCAGAGCGATCTTTCATtagataaacccaagtacatcaTCTAGAATACTCATcaataaatgtaacaaaatacctaaaaccaaaagaagagatGCGACTAGGTCCTCAGACATCAgaatgaataatagaaaaactagaaGTACACATTGATTGAGACCTTTTAGGAAAGacagatctaacatgttttcctagttgACAAGACTCACATTCTAAGGTCTGAAGACCACTAAGTTCAAGacacatcttttttaactttgacaaGTGAGGATGACCAAACCGATCATGTAACACTTTAGGGGGGAGAGCTCCAACACAGGATACCTGTGCACAAgatccaaaatggtataaacctccagcttcatatccttctccaatctgTCTCCCCGAGCCACGCtcctgtataacaaaagattttgaatcaaaggttattgaacaatgtaacattttggttaactgacttaaggaaattaaattgaatggacaGTTAGGGACAAAAAGAACATATTTCAAAGTGAGAGAGGGAGACAGGGAGACTTGACCGACTCCCTTTGAACAAGTTTTAGAGCCATTTGCAAGGGTAACGAAATGGGGTTTTTCTTGGAGGGAAAGGGTTGAGAACAATGAGGTATTACCAAAGACGTGATCAGAAGCACCcgagtcaattacccatgaatttggACCTTCCACGGATTGAGAAATGGAAGTTGTGGACGTACTTGAGGACTGAGATGATTGCGCCAAGCTGTTAGACTTTAATCGCAGATACTCTTGATACTCATCCTCAGTGAACATGGAGTTGGAAGTGGGAGTGTCAGCCTTAGAGATATTGGTTGTTTTTGAAGGAAAGCCATGCAAGGAGTAGCAGTTTTCTTGGGTGTGACCCACCCTCTTACAGTAAGTGCACTGCGAATGTCCCCGACCTCcacgtcctcctcctctagtgccatgtcctcctcttcctcgtgtggcaaccatgacagatggttcCATTGTTTCATGAGCTTCTTGAGATTGAGGCATTGGAATACGAAGAAGATGTGTGGTCAAGGCTTCCAAGGAAGGGACCTCATGGCTTGTCAGAAGTTGATCTTTGATGTGATTCAAATCTAGAGGCAAAGCACGAAGGATCATCACCATATAATACTTGTCAAGCTTCTTCTTGATGTCTTCCTAAGATTCCACTTCCAAGAACATTCTCAACTCTTCCACAGCTGTTTGGGCTTCAGTCATGAAGGAGATCGTATCATGGTCTATCATTTTGAGACTTGCAAGCTTGTTTGTTTTATCATAGAGACGTTGGATATCATTagcataaatgctttgagctttcttccaaaacgaATGACATGTTTTGAAGGCTCTAAGAGATATCAAAAGTCGTGGTTCCACAAACTGCCACAATAGGGCACACAACTGGACATCTTCTTGTTTCCATTGTTCAGCTTTTTCAGAAGGAACTTGGCTTCCATCCtgctcaaggtggtcataatGGCCTTGACCGAGGAACCACATTTCCACAGCTGCAGACCAAGACAGATAACTTTTTCCGTTTAGCTTTTCGGAAGTAATCGAGGAACTTCCAAAGAAGGAAATGACACTTCCAGACGCCATTTTGGATAAAAAACAGAGAAGGAACCGTGAGAGAGGAGGAACTAGAAAACCCTAAAGGGTTTCTTAGGGTTTTCTTCAAGGGGAGCTTCTAGACTTCACTAAAGCACGGTTTTGAGGGGCAGAACAGAGAGAGGAGGCTCGGGCGATGGCTATGGAGGTGTCGCGGTGACTTTCCGGCGGGCAGAGGACGGCGCGTGGACAGCACACGCCTGTTCACAACGCACAAAGAGGCTGCGCGTGGCGGAGCGTGGAGGAGAATCAGACTACCCCACTGGTGGGGTTGGCCGTCGCATGAAGAGGCAAACCAGATCCCGTGGTCGTCGGACGGAACAGTGACGACAGACAGTGGCGGACGACAGTGAACAGCGGCGGACAGCAGCGGACAGATGCGAGATGGCAGAAAACCAAGTTGAAGAGCTCCAAACTGCAGTTGACAGCTGCAGATGGTGGCAAGACAGCCGCGGACAACGGAAAATGGCACCGGATAGATGCGACAGTGTTGGTGGACTACCCAGGATGAAAACCAGAGCAGGAtgaacctgctctgataccaacttgagatttAAGAcggataaaaatatattcttgagGGCTTAATGATCCCTCTccttatcttctatttataatgaaaacatAAGAGTACATGGAACACCAAGAGTCTGCACTAGACTACTAGGTACAGAACTAGGTACAACTCATTAATCATTCTGCAGACTAGCCTAAATGATAATACCTATATGTAATGATTCTAACAACTAGAAAACATACAATTTTGAACAATCCTTATACTACAAATGAAGCTTAAGACCTAACTTTCACTAAAAAGTTTAAAGGCATCAATTTAGTGCATGTGTATGTTCAAAAAAAGTCAATGATTGAAAGAAGTCAGTTGATAACAGAGATATAAACAAAGCATGTATAATCGAGCTACCAGTAAAATGATGCAGTATATGGTGTAAGTATTAATAAGTAGAACCACaacaaatgtattttttttttcctatttagGTGTAATCATGCAACTAGAGCCAAACCAACTGTTATATTATAGTTGATAAAATCACAAGTTCTTGTTAGGTATAGAAAGAGACAATCAACCTAACCAACTTACAGTTAATAAAAGGTAGTACTAATTGTCGTAAGATTTCAATTAAGTCCATCTAACAGCAACTTGGCAGTTGGCAATAGTTATAATAGTAAGAAAATGGTAAATTTGATTCGGTTATCAAATATCACATGATCCCTGAAGTACATCTCTTCAAAAAGACTAGTGATATACCGTTAGAATGAAAGGAAGTGAAAGGGAAATTGTCTCCATGTAATCAAACTGTTAAAGTTCCAAAACAAACCGAGGCAGTCCAACAGTCTCTTCTTATTTAATCTTCAAAAATTTACAAACACGTTCAATAAAATCATACTCAAACCTTTTCCAAGAAATTTATTCGTATGGAAACAGTTATTTTTCCCCAAAAGAAAACAGGGGATATAAATAAGTTTAGGAATGCATGAAAAAACTCAGAAATATGCAAAAGCACACTTGGAAAGGCAGACAACATATGCACACTAGAAAGTGAAATTTATATCCAAATACAATACATAGAAATACACCAAAGCAAGCATACATGACACCAACTGTTCATCAGTAATATGACATCAATAAAGCAACAGCCAATCTTTTGGCCACAAAAAGAACATGCAAATGTTTGAAGGAGGGGTGTTAAAACCT
Proteins encoded:
- the LOC111242761 gene encoding uncharacterized protein LOC111242761, producing MVMILRALPLDLNHIKDQLLTSHEVPSLEALTTHLLRIPMPQSQEAHETMEPSVMVATRGRGGHGTRGGGRGGRGHSQCTYCKRVGHTQENCYSLHGFPSKTTNISKADTPTSNSMFTEDEYQEYLRLKSNSLAQSSQSSRAWLGETDWRRI